A region from the Alnus glutinosa chromosome 5, dhAlnGlut1.1, whole genome shotgun sequence genome encodes:
- the LOC133868908 gene encoding polyphenol oxidase, chloroplastic-like, whose product MASLSPQPTLITTKKVAGTGTSTTNPTFSFCSSFPKRPQISKAGKRSHHLGPRVACKATNGDQKDGQPLQGKFDRRDVLLGLGGLYGAASLYTDPFALAAPVSAPDLTQCGQADLPAGAKPTNCCPPLPSTKILDFKLPSQNSPLRVRPAAHLADKEYIAKYKKAIELMKALPADDPRNFMQQANVHCAYCDGAYHQVGLPNLDLQVHNSWLFFPFHRYYLYFYEKILGKLIGDPTFTLPFWNWDSPAGMQMPALFADPKSSLYDSLRNANHQPPTLLDLDYNGTDVSSTTQDQLSSNLNIMYRQMVSNGKNAQLFLGSPYRAGDEPDPGFGSIENIPHGPVHIWCGDNTQPNLEDMGNFYSAARDPIFFSHHSNVDRMWTVWKTLGGKRTDFTDPDWLNASFIFYDENAQPVRVKVKDCLETSKLGYKYQDVDIPWLKTKPTPRKSKIKKVAKFLHIGHGDVALAAETAASVKFPVVLDKVISTVVARPRKSRSRKEKDDEEEVLVIGNIEFEKDASLKFDVYINDEDDVPSGPDKSEYAGSFVTVPHKHKHGKKTSTCLRLGISDLLEDLDAEDDDTVVVTLVPRYGKGLATIGGIKIELLSIINIKTLIHYLHAKTTQLMDSFSRQPTLTPTQAVLGTATSTNTPTCSFFPKRPQTSKAGKQNHFVRRVACKATDGDSSNDRQPPQGKFDRRDLLIGLGGLYGAGNLYNRAGAKPTSNSVALAAEKPASVAFPVVLEKVISTVVPRGRKSRSRKEKEDQEEVLVIDGIEVAKDAVVKFDVYINDDEESPSGPDKTEFAGSFVNLPHLHTREKKKKTSLKLGITDLLEDLGVDDDDSVVVTLVPRSGNGIATIGGIKIALLS is encoded by the exons ATGGCTTCTCTCTCCCCTCAACCAACGCTCATTACCACCAAGAAAGTGGCTGGGACCGGCACCAGCACCACCAATCCCACCTTTTCTTTctgttcttcctttccaaaAAGGCCTCAAATTTCAAAAGCTGGAAAGAGGAGCCATCACCTTGGTCCTAGAGTGGCATGCAAAGCCACCAATGGCGACCAAAAAGATGGACAGCCTCTTCAAGGGAAATTCGATAGGAGAGACGTGCTCCTTGGCCTCGGAGGCCTCTACGGTGCTGCCAGTCTTTACACTGATCCCTTTGCCTTGGCAGCTCCGGTGTCCGCGCCGGACCTAACACAATGCGGCCAGGCAGACTTGCCTGCCGGGGCAAAACCAACCAATTGTTGCCCCCCACTACCATCCACAAAGATCCTAGACTTTAAGCTACCTTCCCAAAACTCCCCCTTGCGTGTTAGGCCCGCCGCTCATTTGGCTGACAAGGAATACATagccaaatataaaaaagctaTTGAGCTCATGAAAGCCCTCCCAGCCGACGACCCACGTAATTTTATGCAACAAGCCAACGTTCACTGCGCCTATTGCGACGGGGCATACCACCAAGTCGGTTTGCCAAACCTTGACCTCCAAGTTCACAACTCTTGGCTCTTCTTTCCGTTTCATCGCTACTACCTCTACTTCTACGAGAAGATCTTGGGAAAGCTGATCGGCGATCCCACCTTCACCTTGCCATTCTGGAACTGGGACTCCCCTGCTGGCATGCAAATGCCAGCCTTGTTTGCCGATCCCAAGTCATCCCTCTATGACAGTCTCCGCAACGCTAATCACCAGCCGCCGACTCTCCTCGACCTTGACTACAACGGTACCGACGTGTCATCGACAACTCAAGACCAGCTCTCCAGCAATCTCAACATCATGTACCGACAAATGGTTTCCAACGGCAAGAACGCTCAGCTGTTCCTCGGCAGCCCTTACCGTGCCGGAGATGAGCCCGACCCGGGTTTTGGCTCAATCGAGAACATTCCTCACGGTCCTGTCCACATATGGTGCGGTGACAACACCCAGCCTAATCTTGAGGACATGGGGAACTTCTACTCCGCCGCTAGAGATCCAATCTTTTTCTCTCACCACTCCAATGTGGACCGAATGTGGACCGTATGGAAGACTCTAGGAGGGAAACGAACAGATTTCACAGACCCAGATTGGTTAAACGCCTCGTTCATCTTCTACGACGAGAATGCTCAGCCTGTTCGTGTTAAGGTTAAGGACTGCCTTGAAACTAGTAAGTTGGGTTATAAATATCAAGATGTGGATATTCCATGGCTGAAAACCAAGCCGACTCCACGCAAATCTAAGATCAAGAAAGTAGCGAAGTTTTTGCATATAGGACATGGGGATGTAGCACTTGCGGCTGAAACAGCGGCAAGCGTTAAGTTTCCAGTCGTTTTGGACAAGGTGATAAGTACTGTGGTGGCTAGGCCGAGGAAATCCAGGAGCCGGAAAGAGAAGGACGACGAGGAGGAGGTGTTGGTGATTGGAAACATTGAGTTTGAGAAAGACGCGTCGTTGAAGTTTGACGTCTATATTAATGATGAGGACGACGTTCCTAGTGGGCCAGACAAGTCGGAGTATGCAGGAAGCTTTGTGACCGTGCCGCATAAGCACAAGCACGGGAAGAAGACGAGCACCTGCTTGAGGTTAGGGATCTCTGACTTGTTGGAGGACTTGGATGCTGAAGATGATGACACCGTGGTGGTGACTTTGGTGCCACGGTATGGGAAAGGGCTAGCCACCATTGGTGGAATCAAGATTGAGCTTCTTTCT attataaatatcaaGACCCTTATCCATTACCTTCACGCCAAAACCACCCAATTAATGGACTCTTTCTCCCGTCAGCCAACCCTCACACCCACCCAGGCGGTGCTTGGCACCGCCACCTCCACCAACACTCCCActtgttctttctttccaaaaagGCCCCAAACTTCAAAAGCTGGAAAGCAGAACCATTTTGTTCGTAGAGTGGCATGCAAAGCCACAGATGGTGATAGCTCCAACGACCGACAACCTCCTCAAGGGAAATTCGACAGGAGAGATTTGCTAATTGGCCTCGGAGGCCTCTATGGTGCTGGCAATCTTTACAATCGGGCAGGGGCAAAACCAACCTCAAATTCTGTAGCGCTTGCGGCTGAAAAGCCTGCAAGCGTTGCGTTTCCGGTCGTTTTGGAAAAGGTGATAAGCACTGTGGTCCCTAGGGGCAGGAAATCGAGGAGccggaaagaaaaggaagaccAGGAGGAGGTGTTGGTGATTGACGGCATCGAGGTTGCGAAAGATGCGGTGGTGAAGTTCGACGTTTATATTAACGATGACGAAGAGTCGCCTAGCGGGCCAGACAAGACGGAGTTTGCCGGAAGCTTTGTGAACTTGCCGCATTTGCATACGcgtgagaagaagaagaagaccagCCTGAAGCTGGGGATCACCGACTTGTTGGAGGACTTGGGAGTTGATGACGATGACAGCGTGGTGGTGACTTTGGTTCCACGGTCTGGGAACGGGATAGCCACCATTGGTGGAATTAAGATCGCGCTTCTTTCTTGA